The following coding sequences are from one Arachis hypogaea cultivar Tifrunner chromosome 7, arahy.Tifrunner.gnm2.J5K5, whole genome shotgun sequence window:
- the LOC112702376 gene encoding uncharacterized protein — MGELTQAAEVYSAAPQHRTQQVWRALLSWLAFFFQIFFQIIRTLGHYPLLSLSSSNNNNTTSFKPLPSVELHDHDEQEQQLASAALDITAASVDYSPSDRLQRFTVVLDLDETLVCAYETSSLPAALRSQAIDAGLNWFELECVSSDKEGEGKPKINCVTVFERPGLKEFLCQLSEFADLVLFTAGLEGYARPLVDKIDLENRFSLRLYRPSTISTEYREHVKDLTCISKDLSQIVIVDNNPFSFLLQPVNGIPCIPFSAGQPHDTQLLDVILPLLKQLSEQTDVRPLLYEKFHMTDWFQKQGIPATCWTL, encoded by the exons ATGGGAGAGTTGACTCAGGCGGCGGAAGTGTACTCGGCGGCGCCTCAGCACCGGACTCAGCAAGTGTGGAGAGCGCTGCTGAGCTGGCTGGCCTTCTTCTTTCAGATCTTCTTTCAGATTATCAGAACCCTCGGTCACtaccctctcctctctctctcttcttccaacAATAACAACACCACTTCCTTTAAGCCTCTTCCTTCTGTTGAGCTTCATGACCATGACGAACAAGAACAGCAACTTGCCTCCGCCGCACTTGATATCACTGCCGCCTCCGTTGATTACTCCCCTTCCGATCGCCTCCAAAGATTCACG GTAGTGCTCGACTTGGATGAAACACTGGTATGTGCATATGAAACATCAAGTTTGCCAGCTGCACTGCGTTCTCAAGCAATCGATGCTGGTTTGAATTGGTTTGAGCTGGAATGTGTATCTTCAGACAAG GAGGGAGAAGGGAAACCAAAAATCAATTGCGTTACAGTCTTCGAACGCCCCGGGTTAAAAGAATTTTTATGTCAACTTAGTGAATTTGCTGACTTGGTGCTGTTTACTGCTGGTCTTGAAG GTTATGCTAGACCCCTTGTTGACAAAATAGACTTGGAAAATCGGTTTAGTTTACGACTTTATCGGCCTTCAACAATTAGCAC GGAATACCGGGAACATGTCAAGGATCTTACTTGCATATCAAAGGATCTAAGCCAGATTGTTATTGTAGACAACAATCCCTTCAGCTTTTTATTGCAACCAGTGAATGGTATTCCATGCATTCCATTTTCTGCAGGACAACCACATGACACACAG CTACTAGATGTCATTCTTCCACTTCTAAAGCAACTCTCTGAGCAGACAGATGTAAGACCTTTGCTCTATGAGAAGTTCCACATGACTGATTGGTTCCAGAAGCAGGGGATTCCAGCTACCTGTTGGACTTTGTAG